A genomic window from Chanodichthys erythropterus isolate Z2021 chromosome 1, ASM2448905v1, whole genome shotgun sequence includes:
- the LOC137023451 gene encoding protocadherin beta-15-like gives MMSVLCCFYAQRGASSTRFSSWLMQPLVLCVFVMAVARGQVRYSIPEEMTKGSLVGNIVQDLGLDVKRLKSGRARIFTEDSREYIGLNVDKGTLIVKERIDREELCAQVSPCSLHFQIILENPMELHRIDVEILDINDHAPSFMNKEINFQISESALSGARYSVDSANDPDVGLNSLQTYKLNTNDHFVLKTLSHTDGTKYVEMVLQTPLDREKQEEHNLILTAFDGGTPQKTGTVKINVSVLDANDNAPVFSHSVYTALVAENAQKGSLVLKVSATDADQGTNKQVSYSFSQSSKNILNIFSIEPTNGDIIVVGHLDFEKSKKYELNVVATDNGGLTDTAKVMVEITDVNDNAPVINVISFSNPLPEDSAPETVIAMLNVKDLDSGKNGQVRCLINHNLPFRIRQSSSNFYSLITDQFLDREKISEYNITVTAIDEGSPSFSTNKTLTLKISDVNDNAPVFQRQSYTAYVMENNSPGLSVLSVKARDKDSGNNARISYFLEDVLVNGVSASTYISVNAESGDILAVRSFDYEQTKEFNIRVKAQDGGSPPLSSNVSVKIIIQDQNDNAPQVLYPVQSGANVVAEIVPRSADVGYLVTKVVAVDVDSGQNAWLSYKLHKATDRALFEVGLQNGEIRTVRQVTDKDAVKQRLTVVVEDNGQPSRSATVNVNVAVADSFPEVLSEFTDFTHDKEYNDNLTFYLVLALAVVSFLFIVSIIAILSVKCYRWRRERMFYKSGANLPVIPYYPPLYADVGGTGTLQHVYNYEVCRTTDSRKSDLKYARPCSESIISLDTSGTHTLTHAQRERLNNEDSFDQVSSSE, from the coding sequence ATGATGTCGGTTCTTTGTTGTTTTTACGCCCAAAGAGGCGCATCTTCGACGCGGTTTTCATCATGGCTAATGCAGCCTCTCGTGCTCTGCGTCTTTGTCATGGCCGTTGCGCGCGGGCAGGTCCGTTATTCTATTCCAGAGGAGATGACAAAGGGCTCGCTGGTGGGAAATATCGTTCAGGATCTCGGTTTGGATGTTAAGAGGCTGAAATCTGGTCGAGCGCGGATCTTTACGGAGGACAGTCGTGAGTACATCGGTCTGAATGTGGATAAAGGGACGCTGATAGTGAAAGAGAGGATAGATAGAGAGGAGCTGTGCGCCCAAGTGTCTCCATGCTCCTTACATTTTCAGATCATTCTCGAAAACCCCATGGAGCTGCATAGAATTGATGTAGAAATATTAGATATCAATGACCATGCTCCTTCTTTTATGaacaaagaaattaattttcaaATAAGCGAATCTGCTTTGTCTGGGGCTCGATATTCAGTCGATAGCGCTAATGATCCTGATGTAGGTCTAAATTCTCTACAgacatataaattaaatacaaacgACCATTTTGTGCTCAAAACGTTGTCTCACACTGATGGTACTAAATATGTGGAAATGGTATTGCAGACACCATTAGACAGAGAAAAACAGGAGGAACATAATCTGATTTTAACGGCGTTTGATGGCGGAACCCCCCAAAAAACCGGTACAGTGAAAATAAACGTCAGTGTTTTGGATGCAAACGACAACGCGCCTGTTTTTAGTCACTCTGTATATACAGCACTTGTCGCTGAAAATGCGCAAAAGGGTTCATTAGTCTTAAAGGTTAGTGCAACTGACGCAGATCAAGGAACAAATAAACAAGTGTCCTATTCATTCTCACAAAGCAGCAAAAACATCTTGAACATTTTCAGTATTGAGCCCACTAATGGTGATATAATTGTTGTTGGCCATCTAGACTTTGAAAAATCCAAGAAATACGAATTGAATGTGGTGGCAACAGACAATGGGGGTTTAACAGATACTGCTAAAGTAATGGTGGAAATTACAGATGTTAACGACAATGCCCCTGTAATTAATGTAATATCGTTCTCAAACCCTTTACCAGAAGACTCAGCTCCTGAGACTGTGATAGCGATGCTGAATGTCAAAGATTTAGATTCGGGGAAAAATGGACAGGTGAGATGCTTAATTAACCATAATTTACCGTTTCGAATCAGACAATCATCCTCAAATTTCTATAGTTTGATCACTGATCAGTTTTTAGACCGTGAAAAAATATCTGAGTATAATATCACAGTAACAGCTATTGATGAGGGCTCGCCATCTTTCTCTACTAATAAAACACTGACTCTGAAAATCTCTGATGTCAATGACAACGCCCCTGTGTTTCAGCGTCAGTCATACACCGCATATGTGATGGAGAATAATTCCCCCGGACTCTCTGTTTTATCTGTGAAAGCGCGTGACAAAGACTCTGGCAATAACGCGCGTATTTCATATTTTCTCGAGGATGTTCTTGTGAATGGCGTCTCTGCCTCGACCTATATTTCAGTGAATGCAGAGAGTGGAGACATTCTTGCTGTTCGTTCTTTTGATTATGAGCAAACAAAAGAATTTAACATTCGCGTAAAAGCGCAGGACGGAGGCTCTCCTCCTCTCAGCAGCAACGTGAGCGTGAAAATCATCATTCAGGACCAGAATGACAACGCGCCTCAGGTTCTGTATCCGGTCCAGTCAGGCGCAAATGTGGTGGCTGAAATAGTGCCTCGTTCGGCAGATGTGGGTTATCTGGTGACTAAAGTGGTGGCTGTTGATGTGGACTCTGGTCAGAATGCCTGGCTCTCATATAAACTGCACAAAGCCACAGACAGGGCGCTGTTTGAAGTGGGCTTACAGAATGGAGAAATAAGAACTGTTCGTCAAGTCACAGATAAAGATGCTGTCAAACAAAGACTCACTGTTGTAGTGGAGGACAACGGGCAGCCCTCTCGATCAGCTACAGTCAATGTTAACGTGGCGGTGGCGGACAGCTTCCCTGAAGTGCTCTCGGAGTTCACTGACTTTACGCACGACAAGGAATACAACGACAACCTGACTTTCTATCTGGTCTTGGCCTTGGCTGTGGTTTCATTTCTCTTTATCGTGTCTATCATTGCCATACTGTCAGTCAAATGCTACAGATGGAGACGCGAGCGCATGTTTTATAAATCTGGAGCGAATCTTCCGGTTATTCCGTATTATCCGCCTCTTTACGCAGACGTAGGCGGCACAGGAACTTTACAGCACGTGTACAATTATGAGGTTTGCAGAACCACTGACTCCAGAAAGAGTGATCTGAAATACGCCAGACCTTGCAGTGAGAGCATCATTAGTCTGGACACCAgtggaacacacacactcacgcatGCGCAGAGGGAGAGACTGAATAATGAAGATTCTTTTGATCAGGTGAGCTCGAGTGAGTAG
- the LOC137023458 gene encoding protocadherin beta-11-like, which yields MMSVLCCFYAQRGASSTRISSWLMQPLVLCVFVMAVARGQVRYSIPEEMTKGSLVGNIVQDLGLDVKRLKSGRARIFTEDSREYIGLNVDKGMLIVKERIDREELCAQVSPCSLHFQIILENPMELHRIDVEILDINDHAPVFMKKEINFQISESALSGARYSIDSAKDPDVGLNSLQTYKLTPSDHFTVKMPAHFDETKYIEMILQKTLDRESMEEHKLILTAFDGGTPQKTGTIKINVIVLDANDNAPVFSQSVYRASIPENFSKGSTVLSVSATDGDIGSNGEVMYSFSQSSESSSGLFNIDSSTGEITVNGPLDFEKSKKYELYVEARDKGGLSDTSKVHIEITDINDNAPIISVISFSNPIPEDAAPETVIAMLNVKDLDSGRNGQVKCSIATDLPFKVKSSAQNFYSLITDQLLDREKISEYNITVTAIDEGSPSFSTNKTLTLKISDVNDNAPVFQRQSYTAFVMENNSPGLSVLSVKARDKDSGNNARISYFLEDVLVNGVSASTYISVNAESGDILAVRSFDYEQTKEFNIRVKAQDGGSPPLSSNVSVKIIIQDQNDNAPQVLYPVQSGANVVAEIVPRSADVGYLVTKVVAVDVDSGQNAWLSYKLHKATDRALFEVGLQNGEIRTVRQVTDKDAVKQRLTVVVEDNGQPSRSATVNVNVAVADSFPEVLSEFTDFTHDKEYNDNLTFYLVLALAVVSFLFIVSIIAILSVKCYRWRRERMFYKSGANLPVIPYYPPLYADVGGTGTLQHVYNYEVCRTTDSRKSDLKYARPCSESIISLDTSGTHTLTHAQRERLNNDDSFDQVSSSE from the coding sequence ATGATGTCGGTTCTTTGTTGTTTTTACGCCCAAAGAGGCGCATCTTCGACGCGGATTTCATCATGGCTAATGCAGCCTCTCGTGCTCTGCGTCTTTGTCATGGCCGTTGCGCGCGGGCAGGTCCGTTATTCTATTCCAGAGGAGATGACAAAGGGCTCGCTGGTGGGAAATATCGTTCAGGATCTCGGTTTGGATGTTAAGAGGCTGAAATCTGGTCGAGCGCGGATCTTTACGGAGGACAGTCGTGAGTACATCGGTCTGAATGTGGATAAAGGGATGCTGATAGTGAAAGAGAGGATAGATAGAGAGGAGCTGTGCGCCCAAGTGTCTCCCTGCTCCTTACATTTTCAGATCATTCTAGAAAACCCCATGGAGCTGCATAGAATTGATGTGGAAATATTAGACATCAATGATCATGCTCCAGTGTTCatgaaaaaagaaattaattttcaaATAAGCGAATCTGCTTTGTCTGGGGCTCGATATTCAATCGATAGCGCGAAAGATCCTGATGTAGGTCTAAATTCTCTTCAGACATATAAATTAACTCCATCTGATCATTTCACAGTTAAAATGCCTGCTCATTTCGACGAAACAAAATACATAGAGATGATTTTGCAAAAAACTTTAGACAGAGAGTCTATGGAGGAACATAAATTGATTTTAACTGCATTCGATGGCGGAACCCCTCAAAAAACGGGCACTATCAAGATAAACGTTATTGTTTTAGATGCAAATGACAATGCACCTGTTTTCAGTCAGTCGGTCTATAGAGCTTCAATTCCAGAAAATTTTTCTAAAGGATCAACTGTGTTAAGCGTTAGTGCAACTGATGGAGACATAGGATCTAATGGAGAGGTTATGTATTCTTTCTCTCAGAGCAGTGAAAGCTCTTCTGGTCTTTTTAACATTGATTCAAGTACAGGAGAAATTACAGTTAATGGTCCGTTAGATTTCGAGAAATCAAAAAAGTATGAATTATATGTTGAAGCAAGAGACAAAGGCGGATTAAGTGATACCAGTAAAGTGCATATTGAAATTACTGATATAAATGATAATGCTCCTATAATAAGCGTAATTTCATTTTCTAACCCAATACCTGAGGACGCAGCACCAGAAACTGTGATAGCGATGCTGAATGTCAAAGATTTAGATTCAGGAAGAAACGGACAGGTTAAATGCTCGATTGCTACAGATTTGCCTTTCAAAGTGAAGTCATCTGCCCAGAATTTCTATAGTTTGATCACTGATCAGCTTTTAGACCGTGAAAAAATATCTGAGTATAATATCACAGTAACAGCTATTGATGAGGGCTCGCCATCTTTCTCTACTAATAAAACACTGACTCTGAAAATCTCTGATGTCAATGACAACGCCCCTGTGTTTCAGCGTCAGTCATACACCGCATTTGTGATGGAGAATAATTCCCCCGGACTCTCTGTTTTATCTGTGAAAGCGCGTGACAAAGACTCTGGCAATAACGCGCGTATTTCATATTTTCTCGAGGATGTTCTTGTGAATGGCGTCTCTGCCTCGACCTATATTTCAGTGAATGCAGAGAGCGGAGACATTCTTGCTGTTCGTTCTTTTGATTATGAGCAAACAAAAGAATTTAACATTCGCGTAAAAGCGCAGGACGGAGGCTCTCCTCCTCTCAGCAGCAACGTGAGCGTGAAAATCATCATTCAGGACCAGAATGACAACGCGCCTCAGGTTCTGTATCCGGTCCAGTCAGGCGCAAATGTGGTGGCTGAAATAGTGCCTCGTTCGGCAGATGTGGGTTATCTGGTGACTAAAGTGGTGGCTGTTGATGTGGACTCTGGTCAGAATGCCTGGCTCTCATATAAACTGCACAAAGCCACAGACAGGGCGCTGTTTGAAGTGGGCTTACAGAATGGAGAAATAAGAACTGTTCGTCAAGTCACAGATAAAGATGCTGTCAAACAAAGACTCACTGTTGTAGTGGAGGACAACGGGCAGCCCTCTCGATCAGCTACAGTCAATGTTAACGTGGCGGTGGCGGACAGCTTCCCTGAAGTGCTCTCGGAGTTCACTGACTTTACGCACGACAAGGAATACAACGACAACCTGACTTTCTATCTGGTCTTGGCCTTGGCTGTGGTTTCATTTCTCTTTATCGTGTCTATCATTGCCATACTGTCAGTCAAATGCTACAGATGGAGACGCGAGCGCATGTTTTATAAATCTGGAGCGAATCTTCCGGTTATTCCGTATTATCCGCCTCTTTACGCAGACGTAGGCGGCACAGGAACTTTACAGCACGTGTACAATTATGAGGTTTGCAGAACCACTGACTCCAGAAAGAGTGATCTGAAATACGCCAGACCTTGCAGTGAGAGCATCATTAGTCTGGACACCAgtggaacacacacactcacgcatGCGCAGAGGGAGAGACTGAATAATGATGATTCTTTTGATCAGGTGAGCTCGAGTGAGTAG